Below is a genomic region from Candidatus Reconcilbacillus cellulovorans.
GAGGATCAGGCCGGTGTTATGCTGCGTCCGGCGGATGGCCTCGTCGACGGGCCGCAGCGTATAGTCCGGCAGGCCGTCGCGAAAGCCCATCATCCGCACACGGACGTTACGTTCGACCAGCTCGTCGATCATTTGGGGAAAAAACATTTCCGGCAAACGCATCAAATATTCGACTTCTTCCCGAGGACGTTTCCAATTTTCCGTTGAAAACGCGTACAGAGTTAAGACGCCGATGCCCAACCGGTCCGCCGCCGCGACAATTTTCCGGATCGTCTGCATGCCGGAATGATGACCGGCGACGCGGGGCAACCCGCGCCGCTTCGCCCAACGACCGTTGCCGTCCATGATGATCGCCACATGGCGCGGAATGTCGCCGGCCTTCAGACGCTCGACGAAGGACCGTCGACGCCTGAACCACCGGCCGAATCCGATTCCCATCGCTCGCCCCACCTATCCGGAGGTTGCCTGGCAGGCGTTTTTCGACGCGTCAAATTTCGAGGATTTCCTTTTCCTTGGCGGCCAGCGCCTTGTCGACCTCAGCGACGTATTTGTCGGTCAGTTTCTGGATTTCCTCTTGGTATCGCCTCGACTCATCTTCTGAAATTTCTTTTTTCTCCATTTTCCGTATTTGATCGTTAGCGTCACGGCGAATGTTCCGGATGGCGACTTTGGCTTCCTCGCCGAATTTCCGAACAAGTTTGACAAGTTCTTGACGGCGTTCTTCCGTCAGCGGCGGCAGCGTAATGCGGATGACCGAGCCGTCGTTCGTCGGCGTGACGCCGAGATCGGACTTGATGATCGCTTTCTCAATGGCGGCAAGAGCCGATTTGTCCCACGGCTGGATGACGATTGTACGCGGATCGGGCGTCGTCACCGAGGCCATCTGAGTAATCGGCGTCATCGTCCCATAATATTCCGCCTCCACCTTTTCGAGCAAGGCGACGGAGGCGCGACCGGCCCGCAGGCCGGCCAGATCTTTTCTCAGCGCGGCGACCGCTTTTTCCATTCGCTCTTCCGCGTTGCGCTTGACCTCCTGCGGCATCAGTTCGCACTCCCCTTCACGATCGTGCCGATTTTTTCACCCATGACCGCCCGCCGAATGTTGCCCGCTTCAGTGATGGAAAAGACAATCAGCGGAATGTTGTTGTCCATGCACAGCGACGAGGCGGTCGCATCCATAACGCCGAGGTTCAAGTTGAGCATATCGAGATAGGTCAGCGACTCGTATTTGACCGCATTGGCGTCCTTAAGAGGATCGGCGGAATAGACACCGTCGACCTTGTTTTTGGCCATCAGAATGACGTCGGCCTCGATTTCCGCCGCCCGGAGCGCTGCGGTCGTGTCCGTCGAAAAAAACGGATTGCCCGTGCCGGCGGCGAAAATCACGACGCGACCTTTCTCGAGATGACGGATCGCCCTGCGGCGAATGTACGGCTCGGCGACTTGCTGCATCGAGATCGACGACTGGACGCGCGTGGCCACACCGATCCGTTCCAGCGCGTCCTGAAGCGCCAAGGCGTTGATGACCGTCGCCAGCATGCCCATATAATCGGCAGTGGCGCGATCCATGCCTTTCGCGCTGCCGGCGATGCCGCGCCAGATGTTGCCGCCACCGACGACGATCGCCACTTCGACGCCGAGATCGTGCACTTCTTTAACTTGTTCGGCGATCGACAAAATCGTCGCCGAATCAATGCCGTATCCGGCAGGTCCGGCCAGCGCCTCGCCGCTCAGCTTCAGGACGATCCGCCTGTACTTCGGTCTAGGCTGCTCCACCATGCGAAAACCTCCGTCCGCCGGCGAAGGCGCATCAACGCTTCGCTTGCGCCATCACTTCTTCGGCGAAATTCTCCCGTTTCTTCTCCAGTCCTTCCCCGAGCTCGTACCGGACGAAACGGCGAATCTGGATGTTTTCGCCGATCACGCTGATTTTTTCGTTCAGCAGTTGAGCCACCGTAATGTCGGGATTTTTGATGAACGGTTGTTCGAGCAAGCAATATTCCTCGTAAAACTTGTTCAGCCGTCCCTCGACGATTTTGTCGACGATATGGGCGGGCTTCCCTTCGTTCAACGCCTGAGCCCGCAAAATTTCGCGTTCGCGTTCGAGATCTTCCGGCGGCACGTCCTCACGGCGCAGATATCGAGGATTCGAGGCCGCAATCTGCATCGCGACGTCGCGC
It encodes:
- a CDS encoding isoprenyl transferase (catalyzes the formation of undecaprenyl pyrophosphate from isopentenyl pyrophosphate), with the translated sequence MGIGFGRWFRRRRSFVERLKAGDIPRHVAIIMDGNGRWAKRRGLPRVAGHHSGMQTIRKIVAAADRLGIGVLTLYAFSTENWKRPREEVEYLMRLPEMFFPQMIDELVERNVRVRMMGFRDGLPDYTLRPVDEAIRRTQHNTGLILNFALNYGSRLEILHAVRELGRLIREGALEPSDIDERRFSGCLFTSDLPDPDLVIRTSGEIRVSNFMLWQMAYSELWFTDTYWPEFTEDHFYEAIAHYQRRVRRYGGLE
- the tsf gene encoding elongation factor Ts (EF-Ts; functions during elongation stage of protein translation; forms a dimer; associates with EF-Tu-GDP complex and promotes exchange of GDP to GTP resulting in regeneration of the active form of EF-Tu); its protein translation is MSTVSAALVKELRELTGAGMLDCKKALEEAGGDLNRAKDILREKGLAAAAKKAGRATTEGLIESYIHGGGRIGVLVEVNCETDFVAKTDAFREFVRDVAMQIAASNPRYLRREDVPPEDLEREREILRAQALNEGKPAHIVDKIVEGRLNKFYEEYCLLEQPFIKNPDITVAQLLNEKISVIGENIQIRRFVRYELGEGLEKKRENFAEEVMAQAKR
- a CDS encoding UMP kinase, which gives rise to MVEQPRPKYRRIVLKLSGEALAGPAGYGIDSATILSIAEQVKEVHDLGVEVAIVVGGGNIWRGIAGSAKGMDRATADYMGMLATVINALALQDALERIGVATRVQSSISMQQVAEPYIRRRAIRHLEKGRVVIFAAGTGNPFFSTDTTAALRAAEIEADVILMAKNKVDGVYSADPLKDANAVKYESLTYLDMLNLNLGVMDATASSLCMDNNIPLIVFSITEAGNIRRAVMGEKIGTIVKGSAN
- a CDS encoding ribosome recycling factor — its product is MPQEVKRNAEERMEKAVAALRKDLAGLRAGRASVALLEKVEAEYYGTMTPITQMASVTTPDPRTIVIQPWDKSALAAIEKAIIKSDLGVTPTNDGSVIRITLPPLTEERRQELVKLVRKFGEEAKVAIRNIRRDANDQIRKMEKKEISEDESRRYQEEIQKLTDKYVAEVDKALAAKEKEILEI